A DNA window from Nitrospira sp. contains the following coding sequences:
- a CDS encoding Methionine--tRNA ligase (MaGe:77310316), which produces MRDQNAFYITTPIYYVNDVPHIGHAYTTVAADVLARYWRLRGRDVMFLTGLDEHGQKVQQAAAKAGIDPQTHCDKLAPQFQDLWKRLNISNDAFIRTTDAPHKKVVQLFLQELYDAQLIYKDSYTGWYCTFDERFWTEKDVAGGLCPDCKRPVEQLSEYNYFFKMGQYQERLIDHIKQHPQFIRPESRRNEVLGFLTTQKLGDLSISRPKSRLSWGIELPFDQEYVTYVWFDALVNYVSALDYLCPTPSRDRYWPASVHLVGKDILTTHAVYWSTMLMALNLPLPDTIFAHGWWTVDGEKMSKSRGNVVDPNKMVETYGIDAFRYFLLREVPFGQDGDFSQTAMVTSINSDLANGIGNLLSRTLTMIERFTDGKIPASGPPALPELEEKIAQAATQLPATLERGFTALTFRDNLQVIGELVSLCDEYIDKAAPWKLAKNPDDAPKLRTVLNYSARALRLLAVSLHSFMPQTTEQLAQQLGYRFDFSKAIPAAAYEWNSPVADLAIAKGAPLFPRIEIAAAASTTTPKDAAKTPKDSSKKGAKPVSDTTATPQPVPAAAATTATTTAPATPAAAPAPAAPAQISIDDFMKIQLKTAKVISAERVPKSEKLLKLQVSLGTEQRQIVAGIGKKYEPEALVGKMIVIVANLKPAKLMGIESQGMVLAAGDSEVRGLATILEEVEPGTKVK; this is translated from the coding sequence ATGCGCGATCAGAATGCGTTCTACATCACGACGCCGATTTACTATGTGAACGATGTGCCGCACATCGGCCACGCCTACACCACCGTCGCCGCCGATGTCCTCGCGCGCTACTGGCGTCTGCGTGGCCGCGACGTCATGTTCTTGACCGGCCTCGACGAGCATGGACAGAAAGTGCAGCAGGCCGCTGCCAAGGCCGGTATCGATCCGCAGACCCATTGCGATAAGCTCGCGCCGCAGTTTCAAGATCTCTGGAAGCGATTGAACATTTCAAACGACGCCTTCATTCGCACCACCGATGCGCCACACAAAAAAGTCGTTCAATTATTCCTTCAAGAACTCTACGACGCACAACTGATTTATAAAGATTCGTACACAGGATGGTACTGCACGTTCGACGAGCGGTTCTGGACTGAAAAAGATGTCGCGGGAGGCCTCTGCCCCGACTGCAAACGCCCCGTCGAGCAACTCAGCGAGTACAACTATTTTTTTAAGATGGGCCAATATCAAGAACGGCTCATCGACCACATCAAGCAACACCCACAGTTCATCCGGCCCGAGTCCCGCCGCAATGAAGTCCTGGGATTCCTGACCACCCAGAAACTCGGCGATCTGTCGATCTCCAGACCCAAGTCGCGCTTGTCATGGGGCATCGAGTTGCCTTTCGATCAGGAGTACGTCACCTACGTCTGGTTCGATGCGCTGGTGAATTATGTATCCGCGCTCGACTATCTCTGCCCCACTCCATCGCGCGACCGCTACTGGCCGGCGTCGGTCCATCTCGTCGGAAAAGACATCCTCACGACCCATGCGGTCTATTGGTCGACGATGTTGATGGCGCTCAATCTGCCGCTGCCCGACACGATCTTCGCGCATGGCTGGTGGACGGTGGATGGCGAGAAGATGTCCAAGAGCCGCGGCAACGTCGTCGATCCCAACAAGATGGTCGAGACCTACGGCATCGATGCCTTCCGCTATTTCCTCCTACGCGAAGTACCCTTCGGGCAAGACGGAGACTTTTCTCAAACCGCCATGGTCACTAGCATCAACAGCGACCTGGCCAACGGTATCGGCAACCTCCTCAGCCGCACCCTTACGATGATCGAGCGATTCACCGACGGAAAGATTCCGGCCAGCGGTCCACCCGCGCTCCCGGAACTCGAAGAGAAGATCGCCCAGGCCGCCACACAGCTGCCGGCTACTTTAGAACGAGGCTTCACCGCACTGACCTTCCGCGACAATCTACAGGTCATCGGCGAACTCGTCAGCCTCTGCGACGAATACATCGACAAGGCCGCGCCCTGGAAGCTGGCCAAGAATCCGGACGATGCGCCGAAGCTGAGGACCGTTCTGAATTACTCTGCCCGCGCCCTGCGCCTGCTGGCCGTCTCGCTCCATTCCTTCATGCCGCAGACGACGGAACAGCTGGCCCAGCAACTCGGCTACCGCTTTGACTTCTCCAAAGCCATTCCAGCCGCTGCCTATGAGTGGAACAGCCCCGTGGCCGATCTTGCTATCGCCAAGGGAGCTCCCCTGTTCCCACGCATTGAGATCGCCGCAGCTGCCTCAACAACAACGCCCAAAGATGCAGCTAAGACACCGAAAGATTCATCGAAAAAAGGAGCCAAACCAGTGAGCGACACCACAGCAACCCCGCAACCGGTTCCTGCCGCAGCCGCCACGACCGCGACAACGACAGCCCCGGCGACTCCTGCAGCAGCCCCCGCACCGGCCGCGCCCGCACAGATCAGCATCGACGACTTCATGAAGATCCAGCTGAAGACCGCAAAGGTCATCAGCGCGGAGCGCGTCCCAAAATCGGAGAAACTGTTGAAACTTCAGGTCTCGCTTGGCACGGAGCAACGGCAGATCGTGGCGGGCATCGGCAAGAAGTATGAGCCGGAAGCGCTCGTCGGCAAGATGATTGTCATCGTGGCGAATTTGAAGCCGGCGAAACTCATGGGCATCGAGTCTCAGGGCATGGTCCTCGCCGCCGGCGACAGCGAAGTGCGCGGCCTCGCAACAATCCTCGA
- a CDS encoding DNA polymerase III delta prime subunit (MaGe:77310317) has translation MPFRDITGHEHPIAVLQAAVAHNRLGHAYLFHGEDAIGKRLTAIHLAQALNCEHPPSPNALDNCGACRACLQIAARTHPDFIAIDPDRELANPAIKIEQIREIEQQFVYRPLMGERKICLIDDADRMTIGAANALLKTLEEPPGHALFLLITGRPNALPITIRSRCQQLRFSTPARTQVEAAVILKRELPPADARLLALVTEGRIGEALTQDVAALREWQQECLAIVAPATLRSISAILTLSESLAKSDRGVETLTWLSRWIRDLIIVHVGGDQDQILHLEQVDQLRDYAASTDLTLLLDLVKEIERSQQNATRNLNLHMTLESCLFKLRDALGLAPVGSPA, from the coding sequence ATGCCCTTTCGAGACATCACCGGTCATGAACATCCCATCGCGGTCCTGCAAGCCGCCGTCGCGCACAACCGGCTGGGGCACGCCTATCTCTTCCACGGCGAAGACGCGATCGGAAAACGTCTGACCGCGATCCATCTCGCTCAAGCTTTGAACTGCGAGCATCCACCGTCGCCGAATGCGTTGGACAATTGCGGCGCCTGCCGCGCCTGCCTGCAGATCGCCGCGCGGACCCATCCGGACTTCATCGCCATCGATCCCGACCGCGAACTGGCCAACCCCGCCATCAAGATCGAGCAAATCCGTGAGATCGAACAGCAGTTCGTCTATCGTCCGCTCATGGGCGAGCGGAAAATCTGCCTGATCGACGACGCCGACCGCATGACCATCGGCGCCGCCAATGCGCTGCTCAAAACACTGGAAGAGCCGCCGGGGCACGCGCTGTTTCTCCTGATTACCGGCAGGCCCAACGCGCTCCCCATCACCATCCGTTCGCGCTGCCAGCAACTCCGTTTCTCCACACCAGCGCGCACGCAAGTCGAAGCGGCCGTGATCCTCAAGCGTGAACTCCCGCCGGCGGATGCGCGGCTCCTGGCGCTCGTCACGGAAGGCCGCATCGGCGAAGCCCTCACGCAGGATGTCGCCGCGTTGCGCGAGTGGCAACAGGAATGCCTGGCCATCGTCGCACCCGCCACACTCCGGTCGATCAGCGCGATTCTGACTCTGTCAGAGAGCCTGGCGAAATCCGATCGCGGCGTTGAGACCTTAACCTGGCTGAGCCGCTGGATCCGGGATCTCATCATCGTCCACGTCGGCGGCGACCAGGATCAGATTCTCCATCTCGAACAGGTGGACCAGCTCCGAGACTATGCCGCTTCCACCGATCTCACCCTGCTCCTCGACCTGGTGAAAGAGATCGAGCGCTCGCAACAGAACGCCACTCGCAATTTAAATCTCCACATGACGCTGGAATCCTGCCTGTTCAAACTCCGCGATGCGCTCGGGCTCGCGCCGGTCGGCAGCCCCGCCTAG